A stretch of Ammospiza caudacuta isolate bAmmCau1 chromosome 18, bAmmCau1.pri, whole genome shotgun sequence DNA encodes these proteins:
- the LOC131565841 gene encoding cytochrome b-c1 complex subunit 9, translated as MVLLRRVYESLFRRSSTFALSIMLGAVLFERAFDQGADALFEHLNEGKLWKHIKHKYEN; from the exons ATGGTGCTGCTGCGGCGGGTGTACGAGTCGCTGTTCCGCCGCAGCTCCACGTTCGCGCTGTCCATCATGCTGGGCGCGGTGCTCTTCGAGCGCGCCTTCGACCAGGGCGCGGACGCGCTCTTCGAGCACCTCAACGAAGGG AAACTGTGGAAGCACATCAAGCACAAGTATGAGaactga
- the ZMAT5 gene encoding zinc finger matrin-type protein 5: MGKRYFCDYCDRSFQDNLHNRKKHLNGVQHLRAKRVWYDLFRDAAAILQEEQTKKPCRKFLQTGQCDFGSNCRFSHMTEQDLEKLSAQVQGEKRLKELQREGADIPPGTIEDWLDKRAQRLSAAQSSSALLEKPAPFQYPLGWPPVQELPPSLQAPPPGGWPVPPNLQWG, translated from the exons ATGGGCAAAAGGTACTTCTGTGACTACTGTGACAGGTCCTTCCAGGACAACCTGCACAACAGGAAGAAACACCTCAATGGAGTGCAGCATCTGCGGGCCAAGAGAGTCTGGTACGACTTATTCCGAG ATGCTGCTGCCATCCTGCAGGAAGAGCAAACCAAGAAACCTTGTCGGAAGTTTCTGCAAACAG GACAGTGTGATTTTGGGTCCAACTGCAGATTTTCCCACATGACAGAGCAGGACCTGGAGAAGCTGAGTGCCCAGGTTCAAG GAGAGaagaggctgaaggagctgcagagggagggagcagaTATCCCACCGGGCACCATCGAGGACTGGCTGGACAAGAGAGCCCAGAGGCTGagtgcagctcagagcagcag TGCTCTTCTTGAGAAACCAGCACCATTCCAGTACCCTCTGGGCTGGCCAccagtgcaggagctgcccccatccctgcaggccccCCCGCCCGGGGGGTGGCCAGTGCCCCCCAACCTGCAGTGGGGCTGA